In Parus major isolate Abel chromosome 1, Parus_major1.1, whole genome shotgun sequence, the following proteins share a genomic window:
- the LOC107212390 gene encoding transient receptor potential cation channel subfamily V member 6 isoform X1 — protein sequence MGVPLFGESNPFYSRIWNGLSQKLQGKKSWDKHLDEINLLQQKRIWESPLLQAAKENNLAAIRKLLTDGTCDIYQRGAVGETALHVAAMYDNLEAAVALMEAAPELINERMTSELYEGQTALHIAAANQNTTLVKALLKRGANASTARATGHFFRRSSQNLFYFGEHVLSFAACVGNEEIVQLLIENGADIRAQDSLGNTVLHILVLQPNKTFACHMYSLILSYDRSKEGPGSLELIPNNEGLSPFKLAGVEGNTVMFQYLMQKRKQNLWSFGPLSTVLYDITEIDSWAEDQSFLELIVSTKKREARQILDLTPVKELVSLKWNMYGRPYFCFLALFYILYMVCFTMCCVYRPLKPRTGNRTSSRDNTIYVQKMLQESYVAYEDELRLVGELITVIGAVVILVLEIPDILRVGAAKYFGQTILGGPFHIIVITYACMILVTMVMRLTSTTGEVVPMSFALVLGWCNVMYFARGFQMLGPFTIMIQKMIFGDLMRFCWLMAVVILGFASAFYIIFQTENPENLGQFYNYPMSLFTTFELFLTIIDGPANYDVDLPFMYSVVYFAFAIIATLLMLNLLIAMMGDTHWRVAHEQDELWRAQVVATTVMLERKLPRCLWPRSGICGREFGLGDRWYLRIEDRIDPNKHKMMRYTEAFKAQDRDNYDKGSEKLETSGDTLCKKELSALSLSRSTSRTSSHRGWEILRRNTFRQLCGEVGPAVDEEVYDV from the exons ATGGGGGTGCCTTTATTTGGGGAGAGCAATCCCTTTTATTCCCGGATATGGAATGGACTAAGTCAGAAGCTGCAAGGCAAAAAATCCTGGGATAAACATCTGGATGAAATCAACTTACTCCAGCAGAAAAG GATCTGGGAATCCCCACTCCTCCAGGCTGCCAAAGAGAACAACCTTGCTGCCATTAGGAAACTTCTCACTGACGGAACATGCGATATCTATCAGAGAG GCGCAGTGGGAGAGACTGCCCTTCATGTAGCTGCCATGTACGATAACTTGGAGGCTGCAGTGGCTCTGAtggaagcagctcctgagcttATCAATGAGAGGATGACATCAGAACTTTATGAAG GGCAGACAGCTCTCCACATTGCAGCAGCCAACCAGAACACCACGTTGGTGAAGGCTTTGCTTAAGAGAGGAGCCAATGCCAGCACAGCAAGGGCCACTGGGCACTTCTTCAGGCGCAGCTCCCAGAACCTTTTCTATTTTG GAGAGCATGTTTTATCATTTGCTGCCTGTGTGGGGAATGAGGAAATTGTGCAGCTGCTCATTGAAAACGGAGCTGACATTAGAGCTCAAGATTCTCTGG GTAACACTGTTCTTCACATCCTGGTTCTCCAACCTAATAAGACGTTTGCCTGCCACATGTACAGCCTGATACTTTCCTATGACAGGAGCAAAGAGGGACCAGGGTCACTTGAACTGATTCCTAACAATGAGGGGCTTAGTCCATTCAAACTGGCTGGAGTTGAGGGCAACACTGTG ATGTTTCAATACCTTATGCAGAAGCGGAAGCAGAATCTCTGGTCCTTTGGCCCCTTGAGCACTGTGCTGTATGATATCACAGAGATTGACTCCTGGGCTGAAGATCAGTCCTTCCTTGAGCTCATAGTGTCCACCAAGAAGAGAGAG gCACGCCAGATCTTGGACTTAACCCCTGTGAAGGAGCTGGTGAGCCTGAAGTGGAACATGTATGGTCGTCcctatttctgtttcttggcCTTATTCTACATCCTCTACATGGTCTGCTTCACCATGTGCTGCGTCTACCGCCCCCTGAAACCCCGAACAGGCAACAGaaccagcagcagggacaacACAATCTATGTGCAGAAAATGCTTCAG gaatcaTATGTGGCATATGAGGATGAGCTGAGGCTGGTGGGGGAGCTGATCACAGTCATTGGAGCTGTAGTAATTTTGGTCCTTGAG ATTCCAGATATCCTTAGAGTTGGAGCAGCGAAATACTTTGGACAAACAATTCTAGGAGGGCCTTTCCACATAATTGT CATCACATATGCTTGCATGATCCTGGTGACCATGGTGATGCGTCTCACCAGCACAACTGGGGAGGTGGTGCCCATGTCCTTCGCCCTGGTGCTGGGATGGTGCAACGTCATGTACTTCGCACGGGGCTTCCAGATGCTCGGACCTTTCACCATCATGATCCAGAAG ATGATATTTGGAGATCTTATGCGCTTTTGCTGGCTCATGGCTGTGGTGATATTGGGCTTTGCATCAG CTTTTTACATCATCTTCCAGACAGAGAACCCTGAAAACCTTGGGCAGTTCTACAACTATCCCATGTCGTTGTTCACCACTTTTGAGCTGTTCCTCACCATCATTGATGGCCCTGCAAACTACGACGTGGACCTGCCCTTTATGTACAGTGTGGTGTACTTTGCTTTTGCCATCATTGCCACCCTCCTTATGCTCAACTTGTTAATTGCCATGATGGGTGACACCCACTGGAGAGTGGCCCATGAGCAGGATGAGCTCTGGAGAGCCCAG GTTGTTGCCACTACTGTCATGTTGGAGCGGAAACTGCCACGGTGCCTCTGGCCTCGCTCGGGAATCTGTGGGCGGGAGTTTGGGCTGGGGGACCGATGGTATCTCAG AATTGAAGACAGGATTGATCCTAACAAACACAAGATGATGAGGTACACGGAGGCATTTAAGGCTCAGGATAGGGATAACTATGACAAAGGTTCAGAAAAACTGGAAACCAGCGGGGACACCCTGTGCAAGAAGGAACTGTCTGCTCTGTCACTGTCACGGAGCACATCCAGAACTAGTTCTCACCGTGGCTGGGAGATCCTGAGGCGCAACACCTTCCGCCAGCTTTGTGGAGAGGTCGGTCCTGCCGTGGATGAGGAGGTGTATGATGTCTAA
- the LOC107212390 gene encoding transient receptor potential cation channel subfamily V member 6 isoform X3: MYDNLEAAVALMEAAPELINERMTSELYEGQTALHIAAANQNTTLVKALLKRGANASTARATGHFFRRSSQNLFYFGEHVLSFAACVGNEEIVQLLIENGADIRAQDSLGNTVLHILVLQPNKTFACHMYSLILSYDRSKEGPGSLELIPNNEGLSPFKLAGVEGNTVMFQYLMQKRKQNLWSFGPLSTVLYDITEIDSWAEDQSFLELIVSTKKREARQILDLTPVKELVSLKWNMYGRPYFCFLALFYILYMVCFTMCCVYRPLKPRTGNRTSSRDNTIYVQKMLQESYVAYEDELRLVGELITVIGAVVILVLEIPDILRVGAAKYFGQTILGGPFHIIVITYACMILVTMVMRLTSTTGEVVPMSFALVLGWCNVMYFARGFQMLGPFTIMIQKMIFGDLMRFCWLMAVVILGFASAFYIIFQTENPENLGQFYNYPMSLFTTFELFLTIIDGPANYDVDLPFMYSVVYFAFAIIATLLMLNLLIAMMGDTHWRVAHEQDELWRAQVVATTVMLERKLPRCLWPRSGICGREFGLGDRWYLRIEDRIDPNKHKMMRYTEAFKAQDRDNYDKGSEKLETSGDTLCKKELSALSLSRSTSRTSSHRGWEILRRNTFRQLCGEVGPAVDEEVYDV; this comes from the exons ATGTACGATAACTTGGAGGCTGCAGTGGCTCTGAtggaagcagctcctgagcttATCAATGAGAGGATGACATCAGAACTTTATGAAG GGCAGACAGCTCTCCACATTGCAGCAGCCAACCAGAACACCACGTTGGTGAAGGCTTTGCTTAAGAGAGGAGCCAATGCCAGCACAGCAAGGGCCACTGGGCACTTCTTCAGGCGCAGCTCCCAGAACCTTTTCTATTTTG GAGAGCATGTTTTATCATTTGCTGCCTGTGTGGGGAATGAGGAAATTGTGCAGCTGCTCATTGAAAACGGAGCTGACATTAGAGCTCAAGATTCTCTGG GTAACACTGTTCTTCACATCCTGGTTCTCCAACCTAATAAGACGTTTGCCTGCCACATGTACAGCCTGATACTTTCCTATGACAGGAGCAAAGAGGGACCAGGGTCACTTGAACTGATTCCTAACAATGAGGGGCTTAGTCCATTCAAACTGGCTGGAGTTGAGGGCAACACTGTG ATGTTTCAATACCTTATGCAGAAGCGGAAGCAGAATCTCTGGTCCTTTGGCCCCTTGAGCACTGTGCTGTATGATATCACAGAGATTGACTCCTGGGCTGAAGATCAGTCCTTCCTTGAGCTCATAGTGTCCACCAAGAAGAGAGAG gCACGCCAGATCTTGGACTTAACCCCTGTGAAGGAGCTGGTGAGCCTGAAGTGGAACATGTATGGTCGTCcctatttctgtttcttggcCTTATTCTACATCCTCTACATGGTCTGCTTCACCATGTGCTGCGTCTACCGCCCCCTGAAACCCCGAACAGGCAACAGaaccagcagcagggacaacACAATCTATGTGCAGAAAATGCTTCAG gaatcaTATGTGGCATATGAGGATGAGCTGAGGCTGGTGGGGGAGCTGATCACAGTCATTGGAGCTGTAGTAATTTTGGTCCTTGAG ATTCCAGATATCCTTAGAGTTGGAGCAGCGAAATACTTTGGACAAACAATTCTAGGAGGGCCTTTCCACATAATTGT CATCACATATGCTTGCATGATCCTGGTGACCATGGTGATGCGTCTCACCAGCACAACTGGGGAGGTGGTGCCCATGTCCTTCGCCCTGGTGCTGGGATGGTGCAACGTCATGTACTTCGCACGGGGCTTCCAGATGCTCGGACCTTTCACCATCATGATCCAGAAG ATGATATTTGGAGATCTTATGCGCTTTTGCTGGCTCATGGCTGTGGTGATATTGGGCTTTGCATCAG CTTTTTACATCATCTTCCAGACAGAGAACCCTGAAAACCTTGGGCAGTTCTACAACTATCCCATGTCGTTGTTCACCACTTTTGAGCTGTTCCTCACCATCATTGATGGCCCTGCAAACTACGACGTGGACCTGCCCTTTATGTACAGTGTGGTGTACTTTGCTTTTGCCATCATTGCCACCCTCCTTATGCTCAACTTGTTAATTGCCATGATGGGTGACACCCACTGGAGAGTGGCCCATGAGCAGGATGAGCTCTGGAGAGCCCAG GTTGTTGCCACTACTGTCATGTTGGAGCGGAAACTGCCACGGTGCCTCTGGCCTCGCTCGGGAATCTGTGGGCGGGAGTTTGGGCTGGGGGACCGATGGTATCTCAG AATTGAAGACAGGATTGATCCTAACAAACACAAGATGATGAGGTACACGGAGGCATTTAAGGCTCAGGATAGGGATAACTATGACAAAGGTTCAGAAAAACTGGAAACCAGCGGGGACACCCTGTGCAAGAAGGAACTGTCTGCTCTGTCACTGTCACGGAGCACATCCAGAACTAGTTCTCACCGTGGCTGGGAGATCCTGAGGCGCAACACCTTCCGCCAGCTTTGTGGAGAGGTCGGTCCTGCCGTGGATGAGGAGGTGTATGATGTCTAA
- the LOC107212390 gene encoding transient receptor potential cation channel subfamily V member 6 isoform X2: MGVPLFGESNPFYSRIWNGLSQKLQGKKSWDKHLDEINLLQQKRIWESPLLQAAKENNLAAIRKLLTDGTCDIYQRGAVGETALHVAAMYDNLEAAVALMEAAPELINERMTSELYEGQTALHIAAANQNTTLVKALLKRGANASTARATGHFFRRSSQNLFYFGEHVLSFAACVGNEEIVQLLIENGADIRAQDSLGNTVLHILVLQPNKTFACHMYSLILSYDRSKEGPGSLELIPNNEGLSPFKLAGVEGNTVMFQYLMQKRKQNLWSFGPLSTVLYDITEIDSWAEDQSFLELIVSTKKREARQILDLTPVKELVSLKWNMYGRPYFCFLALFYILYMVCFTMCCVYRPLKPRTGNRTSSRDNTIYVQKMLQESYVAYEDELRLVGELITVIGAVVILVLEIPDILRVGAAKYFGQTILGGPFHIIVITYACMILVTMVMRLTSTTGEVVPMSFALVLGWCNVMYFARGFQMLGPFTIMIQKMIFGDLMRFCWLMAVVILGFASAFYIIFQTENPENLGQFYNYPMSLFTTFELFLTIIDGPANYDVDLPFMYSVVYFAFAIIATLLMLNLLIAMMGDTHWRVAHEQDELWRAQVILLRLLPLLSCWSGNCHGASGLARESVGGSLGWGTDGISELKTGLILTNTR, from the exons ATGGGGGTGCCTTTATTTGGGGAGAGCAATCCCTTTTATTCCCGGATATGGAATGGACTAAGTCAGAAGCTGCAAGGCAAAAAATCCTGGGATAAACATCTGGATGAAATCAACTTACTCCAGCAGAAAAG GATCTGGGAATCCCCACTCCTCCAGGCTGCCAAAGAGAACAACCTTGCTGCCATTAGGAAACTTCTCACTGACGGAACATGCGATATCTATCAGAGAG GCGCAGTGGGAGAGACTGCCCTTCATGTAGCTGCCATGTACGATAACTTGGAGGCTGCAGTGGCTCTGAtggaagcagctcctgagcttATCAATGAGAGGATGACATCAGAACTTTATGAAG GGCAGACAGCTCTCCACATTGCAGCAGCCAACCAGAACACCACGTTGGTGAAGGCTTTGCTTAAGAGAGGAGCCAATGCCAGCACAGCAAGGGCCACTGGGCACTTCTTCAGGCGCAGCTCCCAGAACCTTTTCTATTTTG GAGAGCATGTTTTATCATTTGCTGCCTGTGTGGGGAATGAGGAAATTGTGCAGCTGCTCATTGAAAACGGAGCTGACATTAGAGCTCAAGATTCTCTGG GTAACACTGTTCTTCACATCCTGGTTCTCCAACCTAATAAGACGTTTGCCTGCCACATGTACAGCCTGATACTTTCCTATGACAGGAGCAAAGAGGGACCAGGGTCACTTGAACTGATTCCTAACAATGAGGGGCTTAGTCCATTCAAACTGGCTGGAGTTGAGGGCAACACTGTG ATGTTTCAATACCTTATGCAGAAGCGGAAGCAGAATCTCTGGTCCTTTGGCCCCTTGAGCACTGTGCTGTATGATATCACAGAGATTGACTCCTGGGCTGAAGATCAGTCCTTCCTTGAGCTCATAGTGTCCACCAAGAAGAGAGAG gCACGCCAGATCTTGGACTTAACCCCTGTGAAGGAGCTGGTGAGCCTGAAGTGGAACATGTATGGTCGTCcctatttctgtttcttggcCTTATTCTACATCCTCTACATGGTCTGCTTCACCATGTGCTGCGTCTACCGCCCCCTGAAACCCCGAACAGGCAACAGaaccagcagcagggacaacACAATCTATGTGCAGAAAATGCTTCAG gaatcaTATGTGGCATATGAGGATGAGCTGAGGCTGGTGGGGGAGCTGATCACAGTCATTGGAGCTGTAGTAATTTTGGTCCTTGAG ATTCCAGATATCCTTAGAGTTGGAGCAGCGAAATACTTTGGACAAACAATTCTAGGAGGGCCTTTCCACATAATTGT CATCACATATGCTTGCATGATCCTGGTGACCATGGTGATGCGTCTCACCAGCACAACTGGGGAGGTGGTGCCCATGTCCTTCGCCCTGGTGCTGGGATGGTGCAACGTCATGTACTTCGCACGGGGCTTCCAGATGCTCGGACCTTTCACCATCATGATCCAGAAG ATGATATTTGGAGATCTTATGCGCTTTTGCTGGCTCATGGCTGTGGTGATATTGGGCTTTGCATCAG CTTTTTACATCATCTTCCAGACAGAGAACCCTGAAAACCTTGGGCAGTTCTACAACTATCCCATGTCGTTGTTCACCACTTTTGAGCTGTTCCTCACCATCATTGATGGCCCTGCAAACTACGACGTGGACCTGCCCTTTATGTACAGTGTGGTGTACTTTGCTTTTGCCATCATTGCCACCCTCCTTATGCTCAACTTGTTAATTGCCATGATGGGTGACACCCACTGGAGAGTGGCCCATGAGCAGGATGAGCTCTGGAGAGCCCAGGTAATCTTGTTAAG GTTGTTGCCACTACTGTCATGTTGGAGCGGAAACTGCCACGGTGCCTCTGGCCTCGCTCGGGAATCTGTGGGCGGGAGTTTGGGCTGGGGGACCGATGGTATCTCAG AATTGAAGACAGGATTGATCCTAACAAACACAAGATGA